The following proteins come from a genomic window of Malus domestica chromosome 02, GDT2T_hap1:
- the LOC139189734 gene encoding uncharacterized protein, which produces MSDSWKGKASASGQVSDSVEGKYDDYVPELIDNTQVQQAELKDMAIGDPSLLAPSNENAALPPSGQVSDSVEGKYDDYVPELIDNTQVQQAELKDMAIGDPSLLAPSNESAALPPATAVTEPDSQPSESAGENVEPGKRKIDEKGKGKEVEPSESAAENVEPWKRKIDEKGKGKEVEPSEIAAENVEPGKRKIDEKGKGKEVEPSESAAENVEPGKRKIDEKGKGKEVEEKQEDGGGGEEAEEEEEEVKEEAAVRKPKRKKRKGRKQKKRSVRGLLQITEPTELRPEDY; this is translated from the coding sequence atgtCGGATTCCTGGAAAGGAAAAGCATCAGCTTCTGGGCAAGTTTCCGATTCCGTTGAAGGAAAGTATGATGATTATGTTCCTGAGTTGATTGATAACACTCAAGTTCAACAGGCAGAGCTTAAAGATATGGCGATTGGGGATCCTTCTTTGCTCGCTCCCTCTAACGAGAACGCTGCGCTTCCTCCTTCTGGGCAAGTTTCTGATTCCGTTGAAGGAAAGTACGATGATTATGTTCCTGAGTTGATTGATAACACTCAAGTTCAACAGGCAGAGCTCAAAGATATGGCGATTGGGGATCCTTCTTTGCTCGCTCCCTCTAACGAGAGCGCTGCGCTTCCTCCTGCCACCGCCGTGACAGAACCCGATTCGCAGCCGAGTGAAAGCGCCGGTGAGAATGTGGAGCCGGGGAAAAGAAAGATCGATGAGAAGGGCAAGGGGAAAGAAGTGGAGCCGAGTGAAAGTGCCGCTGAGAATGTGGAGCCGTGGAAAAGGAAGATCGATGAGAAGGGCAAGGGGAAAGAAGTGGAACCGAGTGAAATCGCCGCTGAGAATGTGGAGCCGGGGAAAAGAAAGATCGATGAGAAGGGCAAGGGGAAAGAAGTGGAACCGAGTGAAAGCGCCGCTGAGAATGTGGAGCCGGGGAAGAGAAAGATCGATGAGAAGGGCAAGGGGAAAGAAGtggaagaaaaacaagaagatggaggaggaggagaagaagcagaagaagaagaagaagaagtgaaAGAAGAAGCTGCAGTTCGGAAGCCGAAACGAAAGAAACGGAAAGGGAGGAAGCAGAAGAAGAGGAGCGTTAGAGGCTTATTGCAAATTACGGAACCGACCGAACTTCGTCCAGAAGATTACTAA
- the LOC108171426 gene encoding uncharacterized protein, translating into MSLKHKFRPYSVLVVLRTSASLGFKDLSQKFQNWKLTSDEYSCGSLNKDIDLVQSKTVRCNKRPLKFYLSFHLLCHCLVSLSSLATFLLILSRRLCFLFPTEWNSKLCISRFHEKVPNTAASGDGSSNGTFFRAVLLVRRGKYDEAREYVERARKCLATELAALMDTSEDFENVFLANPYKLRRKLMNTSILYDLMNI; encoded by the exons ATGTCTTTGAAACAtaaatttcgcccctactcagtgcttgtagttctacggacgtctgcttcactAGGATTCAAAGATCTAAGTCAGAAATTCCAGAACTGGAAATTGACTTCTGACGAATATTCATGTGGTTCTCTCAACAAGGAT ATAgat ctagtccagtccaagaCAGTCCGGTGCAATAAACGCCCTCTAAAATTCTATCTTTCTTTCCATCTTCTCTGCCACTGCCTTGTTTCTCTTAGTTCTCTGGCaaccttcctcctcatcctctcccGTAGGCTCTGTTTTCTCTTCCCCACGGAGTGGAACTCAAAGCTTTGCATTTCCAGGTTCCAT GAGAAAGTTCCGAACACTGCTGCTAGTGGGGATGGAAGCAGTAATGGAACATTCTTTAGAGCTGTTCTGTTAGTTCGAAGAGGAAAG TATGATGAAGCACGTGAATATGTTGAGAGAGCTAGGAAATGCTTGGCAACAGAGCTTGCTGCTTTG ATGGATACCAGTGAAGATTTCGAAAACGTTTTTCTAgccaatccttacaagttaaggcgtaaattgatgaatacctctattttatatgatttgatgaaTATATAA
- the LOC103418002 gene encoding EG45-like domain containing protein, with amino-acid sequence MSRTHNPRQWLPVLLNLLFLLQLFDTSNADVGTAAQYPPPYLPTQCFGGDSSQFPSSNLFAAAGDGIWDNGASCGRQYLVRCISAEETGTCVPDKTIQVKIVDYAGTINKASVSGTTMVLSQTAFGSVANSTARSINIEFQQV; translated from the exons ATGTCCAGAACTCACAATCCACGGCAATGGCTTCCAGTCCTGCTCAATCTCCTCTTCCTCCTACAGCTTTTCGACACATCAAACGCCGACGTCGGCACTGCTGCCCAGTACCCTCCTCCGTATTTAC CGACGCAATGTTTTGGAGGCGATTCGTCGCAGTTTCCCTCGAGTAATCTATTCGCAGCGGCCGGTGACGGAATATGGGACAATGGAGCGTCGTGTGGGAGGCAGTACTTGGTGAGATGCATAAGTGCGGAAGAAACGGGGACGTGTGTTCCGGACAAAACGATTCAAGTGAAGATTGTGGACTATGCCGGAACTATTAACAAAGCATCGGTTTCGGGCACCACCATGGTCTTGTCCCAAACAGCCTTTGGATCTGTTGCTAATTCGACGGCTAGATCCATTAACATTGAGTTTCAACA GGTATGA